In Alphaproteobacteria bacterium, the following proteins share a genomic window:
- a CDS encoding cation:proton antiporter has protein sequence MEYDIQLTEITLVIVAALAGGLGLARLKQPPILGYILAGILLGPSGMGLIQSREQVGLLAELGVLLLLFVVGMDLSLRTFKKVWVVSTLCTVLQVSASILITMVLSKIFGWSFGLSLLLGFVLSLSSTAVVVKMLESIGEMRTETGQMAIGVLIAQDLAIVPMILILRNLDKPWHDPSLIFKIVLSIGLIAGLIVYLSRKQRVRIPLTKIISGDKDLTPLASLTFCFAAAAVSGLIGLSAAYGAFLAGLVLGNTHERLIMLETTKPIQSILMMAFFLSIGLLLDTSFIWEHLGTVFLFLLILTIGKTAINITILHLLRLPWSQAFLIGVVLAQLGEFAFLLSTVGHETHIITDFGEKLIIALTVLSLALSPLWLTVARRLHNFADSTTISLPAILHQLFSREVGILRRVLHKPAIEPAIEVESDTKKPLKKKTTHPKP, from the coding sequence ATGGAATACGATATTCAATTAACAGAAATCACGCTTGTAATTGTGGCGGCTCTTGCGGGCGGTCTTGGCCTTGCGCGTCTTAAACAACCCCCGATTTTGGGGTATATTTTAGCAGGAATTTTGCTAGGTCCTTCTGGGATGGGCCTCATTCAGTCTCGCGAACAAGTCGGGCTTTTGGCCGAGCTTGGTGTTTTGCTTCTTCTGTTTGTGGTGGGGATGGACCTTAGTTTGCGGACCTTCAAAAAAGTTTGGGTGGTCAGCACGCTCTGTACGGTTTTACAAGTATCGGCCAGCATTTTAATTACAATGGTTCTTTCTAAAATATTTGGATGGTCTTTTGGATTGTCATTGCTTCTTGGTTTCGTTTTGTCCCTGTCATCAACAGCTGTCGTCGTCAAGATGTTGGAAAGCATTGGGGAAATGCGCACGGAAACGGGCCAGATGGCCATTGGCGTTTTAATTGCTCAAGACTTAGCCATCGTGCCTATGATCCTTATTTTGCGCAATTTGGACAAGCCGTGGCATGACCCAAGTCTCATTTTTAAAATTGTTTTATCGATTGGGTTGATTGCGGGATTGATTGTTTATTTAAGCCGCAAACAACGGGTTCGCATTCCTTTAACGAAAATAATTTCGGGCGATAAGGATTTAACACCCCTCGCGAGTTTGACGTTTTGCTTTGCGGCGGCAGCGGTCTCTGGGCTGATTGGTCTGTCCGCAGCTTATGGCGCCTTCTTGGCGGGCTTGGTATTGGGCAACACCCATGAGCGTCTTATCATGCTTGAGACAACGAAACCGATTCAAAGCATTTTGATGATGGCTTTTTTCTTGTCTATTGGTTTGCTTCTCGATACTAGTTTCATTTGGGAACATTTGGGAACAGTATTTTTGTTTTTGCTCATTTTGACCATTGGCAAAACCGCGATCAACATCACGATCCTACATCTGTTACGTCTTCCTTGGTCACAAGCTTTTCTGATCGGGGTTGTCTTAGCGCAACTTGGAGAATTTGCCTTTTTGCTCTCCACCGTGGGCCATGAGACCCATATCATTACTGACTTTGGGGAGAAGTTGATTATTGCTTTGACGGTTTTATCTTTGGCATTGAGTCCCTTGTGGTTGACAGTGGCGCGTCGTTTGCATAACTTTGCAGATAGCACGACCATAAGCTTGCCCGCGATTCTTCATCAGCTGTTCAGCCGGGAGGTGGGCATTCTGCGGCGTGTGTTACACAAACCCGCCATAGAGCCAGCCATAGAGGTCGAAAGTGACACAAAAAAACCCCTTAAGAAAAAAACA